A stretch of DNA from Methanoplanus endosymbiosus:
CTGATGCACCTTTACCCTTTCTGAATCGGCCATCCTGCGATTTAAGCCCCATTGCTGAGAGATTTGCCTGCACCACATCGCCGACATAGATGAAGTCTCTCGTCTGGTGGCCATCGCCGTATATTGTGATTGGCTCTCCGGCTGAGATTTTATCTGAAAATATTGAGATTACCCCTGAGTATGGGGATTTTGGGTCCTGCCTTGGTCCATAGACATTGAAGTATCTGAGGGCAACTGCTGAAATGTTGTATAATGCAGAGAAGACTTCTGCATAATATTCGCCGGTAAGTTTCTGGACTGCATATGGTGTCATCGGTTTTGGCTTTTCATCTTCACCAAGCGGCATATTCGGGTTGTCTCCGTACACTGCTGCTGAGGATGCCATCACCACTTTTCTGACATCATTTTTCCGGGCGGCATTTAAGACATTGAGTGTGCCTGTGAGATTGACCTCGTTTGTCATATCCGGTTCTTCAACCGATCTCTGCACCGATGCAATGGCTGCCTGGTGAAATATGCCGTCAGCTCCTTTTACTGTCTCTTCCACCAGATCGGAATTGGTGATAGTGCCATTAATGAATGAGATATTTTTCTTATCGTCAAAGATCTCAATATTCTCCACCTTTCCGGATGAAAGGTCATCGATGATGATGATTTCAATGCTTTTGTCTGAGGAGAGGGCTTCTGCAATGTTTGAGCCGATGAAA
This window harbors:
- a CDS encoding NAD-dependent epimerase/dehydratase family protein: MKYVITGGAGFIGSNIAEALSSDKSIEIIIIDDLSSGKVENIEIFDDKKNISFINGTITNSDLVEETVKGADGIFHQAAIASVQRSVEEPDMTNEVNLTGTLNVLNAARKNDVRKVVMASSAAVYGDNPNMPLGEDEKPKPMTPYAVQKLTGEYYAEVFSALYNISAVALRYFNVYGPRQDPKSPYSGVISIFSDKISAGEPITIYGDGHQTRDFIYVGDVVQANLSAMGLKSQDGRFRKGKGASGGVYNVATGRETDLLQLASALMVINRREVYIDFNERRPGDINKSLASVKKAAAPYGEGGFGFSAKTEIKEGLLKLKEYNERY